Within the Arachis duranensis cultivar V14167 chromosome 10, aradu.V14167.gnm2.J7QH, whole genome shotgun sequence genome, the region TCTTCCTGGAGAACATCTGGATCAGTAGACCAAGACCCATCTCTAACATATAATCCATGTACTCTATTATGGTTTCTACGCACCAAAGTCTGAACTTCAAATCAACCTAATTCGAACTTCATCTCtatgtaattcgaattacacCCACGCACGCGTTcccaagtaattcgaatcatgccgttaaaaaaacaaaaatatttccaaaaatctttGAGTTGAAGTCCAACGAAGCCTGTTGAACCATCTTAAGCCTTTCAGTAACGCCTCCAAACTCTTGATTCCAAGCCTTACTAATAACATGTTTATAAGAAGGATGTGTTGCCCACGCAGCTTGGAACCTAAAAGGACGAGAACCTTTCACTCTGGGGCTACCATGACAACGAACTAAAATAGGACAATGATCAGAATGAAGCCTGCTAAGAATTTCAGAATAACCCTCAGGAAACATTGACATCCACGCCTCATTAACTAGAGCTCTATCCAACCTTTTAGCCAAGTCCCTGCTAGCCTGAACTGCTCTATACCAAGTATATCTCCTACCAGTCACTTTAAGATCAAAGAGCTCACAGTAATCTAGAGTAGTAGCTAATAGACTAGCTCtgtgagaagaaaaataagcacCTGTACTCTCATCTGGTGCCACAATctcattaaaatcaccaatggCCATCCATGGTCTATTATGGCCTGAATTAATAGAACGCAAATGATCCCAAAGCATACATCTTTTTTTCGAATTGAGGACTCCCATATACTGCACTACAAAGCCAAACTAAGTTACCCACACTCACTTTCACTGTGATACATTGGTCAATTTGATCAATAACCACACAAGAAGAATTAGCAATAGAAGATAGAAACCAAATGCCACCCATGTGTCCTACTGCTTCCTCAATACCAACACAATGAAAACCCAACTTatcccaaaaattttttaaattattaaacatgGTATGAGtctcaaagagaaagaagaaagatggttTATATATTCTCACCAAATTGTTGCAATGCACACGGGCCATCTTGTTAGATGCACCCCTCACATTCCAGGCTATGATATTGAAACTATCCataaaaaacagcaaaaagggaGCTCCAATAACAAACCCGAGACTCAACATGTTGTCCCTGTCTTCGACAATCCTGCCTTTAATGGACTCTCAAGTGGCAGCCCAATTTTCTCCGTCGAAACTTGCACCATACCTGCCGTCGATGCTCCATCCTTATCTACTGGTGAATTCTGCAAAGAGTTTGGGCGAGGACGCTTTCGCACAGTGCCATTTGTTGTCTCACATTGCTGCTGATAATGAACATTGTGCCGGGTCCCCGAAGAAGCCACACTTACCAATTTTCCAATATTGATGCCCCTGCTTAATTTTACTTTGGATCCAGTAGCATGTGTTGTACGTTGGTGGTTAGGCTTTGTCCAAGTACTGGTAGTCTTGTTTGGAGTCTTCTTTGCTTTTGGTTGGACTTGATGGGTACTAGGAGAAGGCTTTTGACCCATTTTATACTTTCCTTTCCTAATCACCTGAGTCCAACCTTCCAAATCCTCATGTTGTGCATGGTCTACATGAACAGCATGCAAATCACTCTCCACCAAATCCGGGACAGCCGCAACACGGAGCATTGCATCTTCTTGGTAGCACCAAATTGGTAATCCAGAAATTCTAATCCACACTAAAGTTGCTCCAAAACAGTTTTCACTTGATCTAAACTCTTGGTCCCAAGGCTTCACAGCCACATAATTTCCCTCAATCATCCATGAATCTCCTAAGAGAACCTTTTCTCGCTCCTCAGCCACATCAAACTTCACAAGAAAGTAGTCAAATCCCAcgtccaataaatcaaaacctCCCTTAATCCTCCATACCGTTCGGAGTTTATGAGACAATGCAGTGTAGCTATAATGTTTACCTAGCACCTTAATCATTATAGCATCCTTATAAGGTTCTGCCAAGCAATTCTTAGCTTCTTGGGTAAATGTGACACTCGGTGGTAAGAGATCTCCTTGCTTCCCAGAAACTATCGCAATGTTATCTCCCGATAAAGTTTCAACAAGTGAAAAAGCTTTAGCAATCTTGGAACCCACAACTTTGTCCCTGAAAGAAACTTTCAAAGGTTTAGAAACCCCTCCCGAAATATGATCCTCCTTTTCTCCTGATGCAATCCCTCCCCCGCTCTCCCCCTTATCTCTTCCGCCGACATTATCGGCTGCCTCACCGTGTTTCACCCTCAAAGTCTCTTCCCCGCTCACTCCACCGCTCATCTTCGATTTTCAAAATTGTACAGAATGTTTGGTACTTGTTGAGCCTAAAAGTACTTTTGGTTTGATATGTGTTTACTTTTAGTATGCTAATAATCGCTTCATACCACTTCATTAtgcttctattttattttatttttcatatacacCTTCTCCTTTTGTTTAATTTGTCTAATAGTGTTTCATATTACCATTTTGgaaatatttgataaaaaaataaacaaaaataattacaagataaattctaactattttttttgtCCAACAGTACCATTATCCATTATCGTTGTATAACTATGCAATCAATTATGAATGAATCCATACCCTAACTTatccttttaatttattaaactatattaaatatatattaaaattatctaaaaatatataatacataaaataaattaaaatatcatataACTACTTTTAGGGTGTGTTTGGGGTTCACGTTGGggaacataaaaaaataaagttatttaACCAGCAGCGGTGAGAAGACTGTGAACCTCAATAACAATCAAATCCATTCATCATCCATTGCTATGACTTCCTCTAACTATCAACAAAACGAGCATTCTCCTTCTAATTCTTCTGTGATCCGTTTCTTCAAGGTTATCCTCAGAAAAACTCTTCAAGATGAAAACTTTGTAAGCATTTCTCGTCgtttccatctcctcttttttcttttaaactgTTTATCTTTTGAGATATTGTTAAGTTCAACAATAATTTCTCTCTTTATTTCCCtgcatatgatttttttttgtttataaacaCTTTTCTCGTAGAACAACACACATGCATGGCTTCTTAGCTGCAAAGATAGTAATAGTAAGctctttaaaattaatagtgTTACTGTTCATCGCTTCTTGTTATCTAGATCATTTTTCATTAGCAATAATGTAggcttaattataattaattttgcagcataaatagataaaaaatacataaaatgaaatgaaaacctaaaaatatatttgttaagtgGTTACATCTTATGTACTCCTGATGTATTCTTACTACAAAAgtaattacaattaaatctaCATTATTgttaatgaaaaataatcaGGTAACACTTTCACTAATCATTTTTCATTGTGCATATGTTCTGATTCTTATCATTACTGATTTGGTCACTACTAATTTTCATGTTGCAAAATAGTCCTTtgagatttgaaaattagtttCTCCATTAAAATAGGTGAAAGATTAATCTTTACCTACATACAAAATTTAGGACTAACATGCTTGGACCATTTTATTGCACTATTTATAATTATCGGTGAAGGATGAATTGGGGGTTTAATGTAACTATATGATGGCTTgacatatttgattaaattatttaacataatACATGTCAACATCTTGGTGAAGATATACTAATGTATATTACCTTATTGTTAATATGGTTATTAACATCATATTCATAACGCTGCAGAAGTTACCAAAAAAGTTCACTAGAAAATATGGTTCTGACCTATCAAACCCATTGTATCTTAAGCCTCCGGATGGTACTGAATGGAGAGTAGATTGGATCATTCATGATGGTGGAATTTTGTTTAAAGAAGGTTGGAAAGAGTTTGTTGCATATTACTCTCTTGATGATGGCCATGTGTTATGGTTTGAGTATAATATTGGAACTTCTCGCATTGAAGTACAAATATCTGACATGAGTGGCCTCCAAATAGAGTATCCTGTCAATGATCAGATCAAAGAGCACCCGCCACAACACAGGGGCGAGCCGGTGGAAAGGCCAAAAGAACAACAAACTAGAGATGTGGATAGCAGTCCCAACACTCAAAACATGAGATTTAACGAGGTACGGCAAGAAAAGATTGAATGAACCACTGCTAGGAGTCCGGGGCCAACCGAGGAAAAAACTGAGAGCACCAGTGTCATCTGCTTCTAAAGTAGACAGTTGGAAAATGACACACAAATCAGGGAAggtattaaatttgaaaagaaaaaccaTAAGATGCCAGTGTCTATCAATCAAGATTCTAATGGTATGTGTCTCACGATTGGATCATCCTTTTCTTTTGTGGATTCAACCGTTATTACTTGCAATTGCTATTTGTATATTATGGTGGTAGCTTCTGATTCTTTGTTTCCCATGTACAAggcaaaagaaatagaaaaagaaaagattctGAATCTTCTGTTAGTCCCTGTCTTGCAAGACCTGAATCTCTGAAAGAAGCTAAGAAGTTCAAGTGGGAAAAGCCCTCTTTCATCATCAAGATAAAGCAACTGTCTCAAACGAGAGCACCACGTGTAAGTATAAGTTAATACATATATCTGTGTTGAAAATTATACATCATGTGAACCTCCATGTGCTATCATTCTTTTAAACTTTATCATTTCTAACGATAATGACATAAATATGATGTGCTGCAGTACTTTCCAACTAAATTCTTCAGGAAGTATTTTGTAAATAATCCACAAAATGCTAATATAAGGTTTGGAAAGAAGTTGTTCCATGTTAAGTTGATCTATAGGCCATCATCATGTGATGCCTTTATGTCTGCTGGTTGGAACTTTTTTGCTCGAGCTAGTAAATTACAAGCCGGAGATGTTTGTTTGTTTAAGCTCGTCAATAGAAAAGATCCAGTGCTTGATGTTCATATTTGTCGTCGACAACGCCGCGGTAAGGCAATTGTTTTAGAAATGTTTAAGCTGCGTTATTctgtaaaaaaattaagatatcaGTCCAACTTTGAAAACGTAATTAACTTTTAATAATGGAATGGAATTTAGCATTAtcctcattaaaaaaattatattaaaaattaattgatcTCGTGTTTGACTTGGAGTACATTTtaaaaatctctaatttttccCTTCCTCTAAACATTTATAGCAGTAGAATCCCAATCTCAAGAGAACTATTGTTAGTTCTGGCTGAGGATGCAATTAGCTTATGACTGCAGTGACTATATATTTGGTCCTTAATGTAATCACAATTTGTTATATAAACTAATCTTATGATAAAATTTTTGTTGGTCTCCAACCCTATAGATATAGCTTGTATCCAAACTCTCCATAAGtaatgttagaaacaagagactgaGAGAGTGATCTGAAAAGTGTATTATTGAGTTGTATTGAAAGGTACAATATacaaggggtatttataggtactaaatgaatcaaagtaataaagacatagaatcctacaattaatgtacagatatactatataaatatagacaatactaattgatctaaattgatTATAATGATTCTCTAACAAGTAAGATtcatgctaattttttttacaatctGTTATGATATTAGAGTCACTTTCCAAATCAGTGACTCATGAGATTCAGCTCCTGAAAGAAGTTAAGGAGCTCAATTCACAGAATCCCTCTTTCATGGTATCTGTGACAAAACATAATATGCCATACAAACTTTTTGAGTGCAGTTTATACTTAATTTCACAAATTGTAAgtttataactatttttaacCATAGTGATTCAAAAATGAAATGTGGTGCAGAACTTATCAGCTATCTTTtacagaaaatattttaaaaagaatcaGCAGAATGTAAAGTTGCAGTTCGGAAAGGAGCTCGTAATTCTTAGACAAGTTAATTTTGTGAAGAATGTATCACCTTTCTTTTGTTGAATCAAACTTCTACTGTATCCTGGATTCCTATCCTTTTTGGTGTCactagttatatatatatgtatgaacTAAGTGCTTTAATTTTACTTGTTTTGTCACTTCATGATTGCATTGTTTATCCTCTCAAACTGAAGATATGGTTGTGTTTGGTTATAAGGATAAAAGAAAGTGAAACAGAATTTTCATAGATTTTTACCTATGAATCTAACCGATCAACTCATTAAGATagtatattataaaaaagattgaagattaataaaatataaaataagtagAATTACTTTTATGTCTACTATGATTCTAATatttataagattttttttagaatactAATGTACTAATTTCGTGCTTTTTATTTTGAGagaaaatttttcttattttatcaaataaaatttttaaaaattagagaggttaagaattttttaaaaataatttttaagtcTTTTTTACACTTAAGAACCTTATTAATACATTAAAGATAAAACCATTTTTAAGTACTACCACTAGAATTTTAATCCTCTATAATTAAGAGTTTAAATATAGTTTTTGATTTATCATTTCTGGTTACACGGTGTGTGTTGTTTTTTTCTCATTGttttgtgtgtgtatatatataactgCTTATATAAGTAGCGAGTTCGTCATGTATCTAGTATTACATTTGACGACAGTTCTTCTTGGTATTGCATTGAGTACTTTCATGAGAGTAGAGACAACTCATTGAGGGTAAAATGGTAATTTCATCATCCACCTCCTCTTAAATACTCTTCTGTTGCTGTCATCTTCTTTAgctttttcaattaacttgTTTTCTTACCGGAGACTGTGACTGTGTCTGTGAACAAGAAGAACATCCATGGCTTCCTCTATTTCCTCTGATATCCGTTTTTTCAAGATTGGTCTCAGAAAAAGCCTTGAAGATGGAAACCTTGTAAGTATTTTCTTCACTTCATATCTTCTTtacttataatattatttaatgcaTGCATTCCTCTTTGTGATTTTTCCCTTGTAAGGGTTTCTTCATTTATGCTTATTACTAAGACTAGTTTCATACTTTCATTTGAATTGCAGAAGTTACCAAAAAAGTTCAGTAAGAAATATGGTGATGGTGTTCCAAATCCAGTGTATCTGAAGCCTCCAGATGGCACTGCATGGAAGATAGATTGGTCTTTGTATGACGGTGTGATTCAATTTGAAAATGGTTGGAACGAATTTGCTTCATATTACTCTTTGGATAATGGCCATCTGCTGTGTTTTGCGTACAATGAAACTTCTAACATTGAAGTACAAATTTTTGACATCATTGATGGCTTTGAAATAAAGTATCCTTCCTTGGATCACATCGGCGATGACAATTCGATTGAGATCTTGAATGAACTGCCGCCACGAGGCTGGCCGAGCATAAAACTGAAAGCAGCAGCAGAAGTATCATCTCCGTCTACAAGTAAAATATTGAGGAGTTCTGTCAAAACTGGAGATGTAGAAAAGGGCCCTGATAAACAAAACTGGATGCAGTGTTGCAAGAATGAAGAAGCTAGTTAATCTGAAGAGACAGGTCTTAAGATGACAATAATTCAAAGTGCCAGAGTTGATCCTGATAGTATGTAATTTCATGATCAATTCATCCTTTTATTTTCGTAGATTCTAATGTAATCCTTTGTGGCTAAAATGCATAAATCATAGTTACAAATTCACCAAATATGTATCGTACGCATATTGCATGCGTACCATACCAGACCGTATTGCATTTCATGTAACTATGCAATAAATATCTTATTGTTCTTAGGCTGTGTTCAAATTTTGTTCAAATGAATAAAAGTTACTGTGTTGTTTGAAGCTTGAACTTAGCTACAAGTAACTTCTATGCAAATTTTTATGGTGTACATGTAAAGTTGTTCAGGAAGCAAGGAAGTTCAAGTCAAAGAATCCCTCTTTCGATAACTAGTAGGTTTCGCTCCCAAACCAACCCAGTAGgacagtttaaaattttaagtgtgTCAAGTGGTTGTGTGTTGCCATAGGATATGCAATTAAGAAGTGAAAAAATTGCACAAGTGATTTAAAATAGCGACATGATGACACATGTCACTCCAGTAACAAAGTTAGTTCTTAGTTCTTACAGTTGCTATTTTATTTCTCATTAAAACCAGGGATCAAAATATCTTACATCACGAGTATACTTACAAGAACTAGAGTGAACATTAGCCCTTCCTCAGCATTTCAACAATGAAATACTTCTAATGTAATAGTTCTCTGGTTTCATAATGATGACCACTTTTGCATCTCTACATTACTTCTTGACTATATGTGAATAAGCAATAGtgacaaaagaaaaacagaTTAAACATTCTAATTGCCCTGGAAATCACTCTAGTGTCAAGATTTGGCTACATCAATACggaatgaaaatttgaaatctgAGGAGATGTTTGCTCATTTGCgttattaactttttaaattatatttgcaTTTACAATCCGTATAAAATGAATATTACAGCCGTAGTTAACTGTTGCTAAAGGAAATCATATTCCACACTACAATTGCTAAACTATTGAATCTCGATATTATATGCATTTTCTGTACAGAAATTACAGATATATACAACAAAAGTGGAGCTGCAGTTTGGGCTGCTACCAAGATTAAGCAAGACAACTTATCGATGCGTCATCCACTTGCGCCACCAGCACATAAACTGCGTCCTTCAGCGTGCTGTGGGTTCGGCCATAAAATACATAAACAAGTAGCCCTATTGCCAGCCATATAGAAACGCGCCCATGTACCAGACCTGGAAGTAAAAACCGGCTGGATAAGTTGCACAATGGAAGAAAAATACAGGTTAACCGAGCTATACTAAGTAAATGGGATGCTGAAAGTGCAGTAATATCCTATTAATTTGTTCTTCAAGTGTTCCCTAGAGGACTCTCTAGGTTAGGTCTGTCATGCAAAAGTAAATTGCTCATCCAAACACAAATTCGAATGCAAATGGGATGAATGTAAAGTGTAGTTGGGATATTATTTGGTGTAAAAAATAAGAGTAtctttattatttgaaaaaatatatgaaaatttgtAGGCAAGCTAAAAcaatttctatttaaaaaaaaaaaggtagtcAAGGAGCATTATATTATGCTATTATTCACAAGTGATGCTGTGAAGATATGACTGATATTTTGGATTTtctactatttatttttatcaccGAAAATGAGTAGTTGCAAATTTGCAATAATATGTGTGTAGTACTAATTCATAAGAACAAACAATTGAAACGAAATTCTTACAATACAATACATATGAAAACAAATTAACAAACTGTGTGTAGTAATAATTGATCTACATGTTCTTTAAGTCAAAATTATATATGAACCAATAGAAAAATCCATCAAATAAAACAGCACCTCAACAACTAAAGGGCTTTTCATAAGGGAGGGAAGCATTACCAAGGTAATTTGATTGGTTCATCAAGCAAGAAAATAGTTGGGTTCATCAAGCAAGAGAGTATTTGTTAAATCAATTATGAGGTAGAATAAATGAATTTAATGCCAAAACACATGCAAGAGTGCTACTCATATTAAAAGTGTTATGCATAACAAAAATGATAAACTATGCACATTTAGCCTTa harbors:
- the LOC110276410 gene encoding B3 domain-containing protein At1g49475, which codes for MVINIIFITLQKLPKKFTRKYGSDLSNPLYLKPPDGTEWRVDWIIHDGGILFKEGWKEFVAYYSLDDGHVLWFEYNIGTSRIEVQISDMSGLQIEYPVNDQIKEHPPQHRGEPVERPKEQQTRDVDSSPNTQNMRFNEVRQEKIE
- the LOC107471776 gene encoding B3 domain-containing protein At3g18960, translated to MASSISSDIRFFKIGLRKSLEDGNLKLPKKFSKKYGDGVPNPVYLKPPDGTAWKIDWSLYDGVIQFENGWNEFASYYSLDNGHLLCFAYNETSNIEVQIFDIIDGFEIKYPSLDHIGDDNSIEILNELPPRGWPSIKLKAAAEVSSPSTSKILRSSVKTGDVEKGPDKQNWMQCCKNEEAS